A genomic stretch from Kribbella amoyensis includes:
- a CDS encoding IS110 family transposase translates to MPRAEARSQVEITGGVDTHRDTHTAAAIDQTGRMLGHATFPTTRAGYAALLAWLRSFGRLVLAGVEGTGAYGAGLTTYLSEQGITVVEIDRPNRKTRRRAGKSDPIDAEAAARAALGKVRTGTPKNRDSQVEALRNLRVARTSAVDQRAGCMRQIKALIVTAPHGLRDQLRGLTTARLIHTCRNLRPDSTQIGVPEQAVKTALRSLARRYTTAQQEIAELDTLITALIETINPALLQLTGVGPDIAGQLLVTAGPNPERIHSEAAFAMLCGAAPIPASSGQTQRHRLNRGGDRQANKALYLIVINRLRWDPRTHTYLAKRTADGLSKKDTIRCLKRLIAREIYYTLRQTQPTTNKQPATT, encoded by the coding sequence ATGCCACGAGCAGAGGCCCGGTCCCAGGTCGAGATCACCGGTGGTGTCGACACCCACCGAGACACTCACACCGCGGCCGCGATCGATCAGACCGGCCGGATGCTCGGCCATGCCACGTTTCCCACCACCCGGGCCGGCTATGCCGCGCTGCTGGCCTGGCTGCGGTCGTTCGGGCGGCTGGTCCTGGCCGGAGTGGAGGGCACCGGCGCCTACGGGGCCGGTCTGACGACCTATCTGAGCGAGCAAGGCATCACGGTCGTCGAGATCGACCGGCCGAACCGTAAGACCCGCCGCCGGGCCGGGAAATCCGACCCGATCGATGCCGAAGCCGCCGCCCGCGCCGCCCTGGGCAAAGTCCGCACCGGCACCCCCAAAAACCGCGACAGCCAGGTCGAGGCGCTGCGGAACCTGCGGGTCGCCCGCACCAGCGCCGTCGACCAACGCGCCGGCTGCATGCGCCAGATCAAAGCCCTGATCGTGACCGCACCCCATGGTCTGCGCGACCAGCTACGAGGCCTCACCACCGCCCGCCTGATCCACACCTGCCGCAACCTGCGACCCGATTCCACCCAGATCGGCGTCCCCGAACAAGCCGTCAAAACCGCGCTGCGTTCACTGGCACGCCGCTACACCACCGCCCAACAAGAGATCGCCGAGCTCGACACCCTCATCACAGCACTGATCGAAACGATCAACCCGGCCCTTCTCCAGCTCACCGGAGTCGGCCCCGACATCGCCGGGCAGCTCCTGGTCACCGCCGGCCCCAACCCCGAACGGATCCACTCCGAAGCCGCCTTCGCGATGCTCTGCGGCGCCGCCCCGATCCCCGCATCCTCAGGCCAAACACAACGCCACCGCCTCAACCGCGGCGGCGACCGCCAAGCCAACAAAGCCCTCTACCTCATCGTCATCAACCGACTCCGCTGGGACCCACGCACCCACACCTACCTCGCCAAACGCACCGCCGACGGCCTGTCCAAAAAAGACACCATCCGCTGCCTCAAACGACTCATCGCCCGCGAGATCTACTACACACTCCGCCAAACACAACCCACCACCAACAAGCAACCAGCCACTACTTGA
- a CDS encoding PKD domain-containing protein, protein MALRRWPLFAVVLALVAALGLAATEREADAVQLPQTTIVSDNPVDWTPHALNGEVHALIQIGNRVIVGGTFTTIRSATSSTQISRRSIFAYNATTGALDPTFLPVVNGSVDTLLASDDGQSVYIGGGFTTVNGTSQPRLARVNLDNGSLVTTFRPSVNRQVYDLKKSGGRLYLGGLFTAVGGQPRTVLAAVDPDTGAVDPFLAITFAAPVRGAELQVDKFDITPDGSKLIAIGNFSQVGGLSRTQIVMLDLAGATATVRNWHTARFEPDCSSQFWTYVHDVDFSPDGAYFVVVTTGGTPPNRLCDSASRWETNATGSNLQPSWINYTGGDTLWSVGITSVAVYIGGHQRWVNNTGGSNNAAPGAVSREGLAALDPLNGLPFSWNPTRTRGVGVFDLTAVPGGLLMGSDTDRVGQNYEFHGRLAMFPNSSLVPPPGYTGQLPGPVYRLGATTTVRSYDGTTAGSANPVNTGTTSFANARGAVMIDGNLYTGTTDGTLTRRTFNGTTFGPAATVNLRGLTAFATDLRNATGMYFSNGRLFYTVAGQSSLYYRYFTPESQVVGASRFVASGNLTGVNWSQVAGMFLSGNQLYWATSGDGNLHRVNFANNVPVAGTAVVVSGPGIDGQDWRSQGSFLLAGTGPVPNIRPSAAWSGTCDLLACDFSGTGSSDPDGSIATYEWDFGDGSTATGATPSHTYTAPGSYTVTLTVTDNEGATGTDSRPLTVSDVANPIEFVGANSSNQNALTHTVTVPPATSAGDGLLLFFTQNTSATLTGPTGVTGWTLLRTVTGSGYVTRVWQKVAGPNDANQSVSVNLSAYSKAGLTVAAYSGTSQTSPVGAFASATETVTRAGHTTPVINSTIPGAWRVSYWADKSSATTAWTAPAGEQVRSTSFGLPSGYISTLLTDRGAAVPTGSQGGLTATANSSNSSATMWTLLLSPR, encoded by the coding sequence ATGGCCTTACGCCGTTGGCCGTTGTTCGCCGTTGTCCTCGCGTTGGTGGCCGCACTCGGCCTCGCGGCGACCGAACGGGAAGCGGACGCAGTCCAGCTGCCGCAGACCACGATCGTCAGCGACAACCCGGTGGACTGGACCCCGCACGCGCTCAACGGAGAGGTCCACGCGCTGATCCAGATCGGGAACCGGGTGATCGTCGGCGGGACGTTCACCACGATCCGGTCGGCGACCAGTTCGACCCAGATCAGCCGGCGCTCGATCTTCGCGTACAACGCGACCACCGGCGCCCTGGATCCCACCTTCCTGCCGGTGGTGAACGGGTCGGTCGACACGTTGCTGGCCAGTGACGACGGGCAGTCGGTGTACATCGGCGGCGGCTTCACGACCGTCAACGGCACCAGCCAGCCGCGGCTGGCCCGGGTGAACCTGGACAACGGCAGCCTGGTCACCACGTTCCGGCCGAGCGTCAACCGGCAGGTGTACGACCTCAAGAAGTCCGGCGGGCGGCTGTACCTCGGCGGGCTGTTCACGGCGGTCGGCGGCCAGCCGCGGACCGTCCTGGCGGCGGTCGACCCGGACACCGGCGCGGTCGACCCGTTCCTCGCGATCACCTTCGCCGCGCCGGTCCGGGGGGCCGAGCTGCAGGTGGACAAGTTCGACATCACCCCGGACGGCAGCAAGCTGATTGCCATTGGCAACTTCTCGCAGGTGGGCGGGCTGTCCCGGACCCAGATCGTCATGCTGGACCTGGCCGGCGCCACCGCCACGGTCCGCAACTGGCACACGGCCCGGTTCGAACCGGACTGCTCCTCGCAGTTCTGGACGTACGTGCACGACGTCGACTTCTCGCCGGACGGCGCGTACTTCGTCGTCGTCACCACGGGCGGCACCCCACCGAACCGGCTGTGCGACTCGGCGTCGCGCTGGGAGACCAACGCGACCGGGAGCAACCTGCAGCCGAGCTGGATCAACTACACGGGCGGTGACACGCTCTGGAGCGTCGGGATCACCAGTGTCGCGGTGTACATCGGTGGTCACCAGCGCTGGGTCAACAACACCGGCGGCAGCAACAACGCGGCGCCGGGCGCGGTCTCCCGGGAGGGTCTGGCCGCGCTCGACCCGCTGAACGGCCTGCCGTTCTCCTGGAACCCGACCCGGACCCGCGGGGTCGGCGTCTTCGACCTGACCGCGGTCCCGGGCGGGCTGCTGATGGGCAGCGACACCGACCGGGTCGGCCAGAACTACGAGTTCCACGGCCGGCTGGCGATGTTCCCGAACTCGTCCCTGGTCCCGCCGCCCGGGTACACCGGCCAGCTGCCCGGCCCGGTGTACCGGCTGGGCGCGACCACGACGGTCCGCTCGTACGACGGCACCACGGCCGGCTCGGCGAACCCGGTGAACACCGGCACCACCAGCTTCGCGAACGCGCGCGGCGCGGTGATGATCGACGGCAACCTGTACACCGGGACGACCGACGGCACGCTGACCCGCCGGACCTTCAACGGCACCACGTTCGGTCCGGCGGCGACCGTGAACCTGCGCGGCCTGACCGCCTTCGCGACCGACCTGCGGAACGCGACCGGGATGTACTTCAGCAACGGCCGGCTGTTCTATACCGTGGCCGGCCAGTCCTCGCTGTACTACCGGTACTTCACCCCGGAGAGCCAGGTGGTCGGCGCCAGCCGGTTCGTGGCCAGCGGCAACCTCACCGGGGTGAACTGGAGCCAGGTGGCCGGGATGTTCCTGTCCGGCAACCAGTTGTACTGGGCGACCAGCGGTGACGGCAACCTGCACCGGGTGAACTTCGCGAACAACGTCCCGGTGGCCGGGACCGCGGTCGTGGTCAGCGGTCCGGGGATCGACGGCCAGGACTGGCGGTCGCAGGGCTCGTTCCTGCTCGCCGGCACCGGCCCGGTCCCGAACATCCGACCGTCGGCCGCCTGGTCCGGGACCTGCGACCTGCTGGCCTGCGACTTCAGCGGGACCGGCTCCAGCGACCCGGACGGCAGCATCGCGACGTACGAGTGGGACTTCGGCGACGGCAGTACGGCGACCGGGGCGACCCCGTCGCACACGTATACGGCGCCCGGCTCGTACACGGTGACGCTGACGGTGACCGACAACGAGGGCGCGACCGGGACCGACAGCCGGCCGCTGACCGTGTCCGACGTCGCGAACCCGATCGAGTTCGTCGGCGCCAACTCGTCGAACCAGAACGCGTTGACCCATACCGTGACGGTGCCACCGGCAACGAGTGCGGGCGACGGGTTGCTGCTGTTCTTCACCCAGAACACCTCGGCGACCCTGACCGGACCGACCGGCGTGACCGGCTGGACGTTGCTCCGGACCGTCACCGGCTCGGGGTACGTCACCAGGGTCTGGCAGAAGGTGGCTGGACCGAACGACGCGAACCAGAGCGTGTCGGTGAACCTGTCCGCCTACAGCAAGGCGGGTCTCACCGTCGCGGCGTACTCGGGCACGAGCCAGACGAGCCCGGTGGGCGCCTTCGCCTCGGCGACCGAGACGGTGACCAGGGCCGGTCACACGACCCCGGTGATCAACTCGACGATCCCGGGCGCGTGGCGCGTGTCGTACTGGGCGGACAAGTCCTCGGCGACGACGGCCTGGACGGCGCCGGCGGGGGAGCAGGTCCGCAGTACGTCCTTCGGTCTGCCGAGCGGCTACATCTCCACGCTGCTGACGGACCGGGGTGCCGCGGTACCGACGGGATCGCAGGGCGGCCTCACCGCGACCGCGAACAGCTCGAACTCCTCCGCGACCATGTGGACCCTGCTGTTGAGTCCGCGATGA
- a CDS encoding PKD domain-containing protein: protein MAGRRLSSVVLAIATAIAVWLVPVQATQAVQVPQDRVVSDDPANFTPNVLDGSVKSIVQVGNTILIGGVFTQIQAASGGPILARRNLAAFDATTGAISTSFAPNPDGEVTTIIPSGDGSTVYIGGSFNNVSGAASVSTARINATTGARVTTFVPPALTGRIKDMRLVGNRLWLAGTFTHVQGRAQAALATVNATTGAYDPYMSLVIAGVHNGGNTTVIKMDVSPNGNQLVAIGNFDTISGSQHHQAFMLNLSGASAAVENWQTNFYNTACSRSFQTYMRDLDFSPDGSYFVISTTGAYGGAGTACDSTARWNSNARGSGLTYYWLNNTGGDTTYAVAATGTAVYVGGHQRWQNNPFAGDRAGQGAVSRPGIAALDPANGLPFSWNPTRERGVGVFDLLATSTGLWVGSDTEHLGQNFEYHPRIAFFPLSGGTLIQPNVTPTLPGTIYQAGPRNPQADTVTRTTYDGTTFGTPASAGNGGITWGSTNRGAFMLNGSLYAGWSDGTFNRRTYNGTTFGTPTAINTGDLLVNMTTWHSEVAQISGMFFDSGRIYYTLAGQSSLFYRYFTPQSGVVGALRYTATGNVAGINWSQVQGMFVTPTAIYWASSVDGDLRRAGWSQATGVPTGSSTVVSTGEWRSRALFLFLGVQAPPNQNPVAQVGISCSGLSCTYSSAGSSDPDGSIASYAWTFGDGGTSTAANPTHTYTTAGTYSVSLTVTDNSGGTGQRTQSVSVAPVGASPITFVGANSVNTNATQFNVTVPPGTPAGALLLLTFTDNDPAPTVTGPAGWTQVHTASSTNQQGRVWRKTATAADAGSVVGVTTSALTKGSATVLAYSGVSGTTPVAASAAGSETVAQNAHTTPTVASSVSGARLISYWGEKSSATTTLTPPAGLTVRAATTGSGSGRITTLVGDSGPFSPGTLGGLTAVADSASARALMFSVVVAPAP, encoded by the coding sequence GTGGCAGGTAGACGTCTGAGTTCTGTCGTGCTGGCGATCGCGACCGCGATCGCCGTCTGGCTGGTACCCGTTCAGGCCACACAGGCCGTCCAGGTGCCACAGGACCGGGTCGTCAGCGACGATCCGGCCAACTTCACGCCGAACGTGCTCGACGGCTCGGTCAAGTCGATCGTGCAGGTCGGGAACACGATCCTGATCGGCGGTGTGTTCACCCAGATCCAAGCGGCCTCCGGCGGCCCGATCCTGGCCCGCCGGAACCTCGCCGCGTTCGACGCCACCACCGGCGCGATCAGTACCAGCTTCGCGCCGAATCCGGACGGCGAGGTGACCACGATCATCCCGTCCGGTGACGGGTCGACGGTCTACATCGGCGGCTCGTTCAACAATGTCAGCGGCGCGGCCTCGGTGAGCACGGCCCGGATCAACGCCACCACCGGCGCCCGGGTGACGACCTTCGTGCCGCCGGCGCTGACCGGCCGGATCAAGGACATGCGGCTGGTCGGCAACCGGCTCTGGCTGGCCGGCACCTTCACGCACGTGCAGGGCCGGGCGCAGGCCGCGCTCGCCACCGTGAACGCGACCACCGGCGCGTACGACCCGTACATGAGCCTGGTCATCGCCGGCGTGCACAACGGCGGCAACACCACCGTGATCAAGATGGACGTCAGCCCGAACGGCAACCAGCTGGTGGCCATCGGCAACTTCGACACCATCTCCGGGTCGCAGCACCACCAGGCGTTCATGCTGAACCTGAGCGGCGCGTCCGCGGCGGTGGAGAACTGGCAGACCAACTTCTACAACACCGCCTGCTCACGCTCGTTCCAGACCTACATGCGCGACCTGGACTTCTCGCCGGACGGCTCGTACTTCGTCATCTCCACCACCGGCGCGTACGGCGGGGCGGGGACGGCGTGCGACTCGACCGCCCGCTGGAACTCCAACGCACGCGGCAGCGGCCTGACGTACTACTGGCTGAACAACACCGGCGGCGACACCACGTACGCCGTCGCGGCCACCGGGACCGCGGTCTACGTCGGCGGGCACCAGCGCTGGCAGAACAACCCGTTCGCCGGTGACCGGGCCGGTCAGGGCGCCGTGTCCCGGCCGGGCATCGCCGCCCTCGATCCGGCCAACGGCCTGCCGTTCTCGTGGAACCCGACCAGGGAACGCGGGGTCGGCGTGTTCGACCTGCTCGCCACCTCGACCGGGTTGTGGGTCGGTTCGGACACCGAGCACCTCGGGCAGAACTTCGAGTACCACCCGCGGATCGCGTTCTTCCCGCTCTCCGGGGGCACGCTGATCCAGCCCAACGTGACACCGACGTTGCCGGGCACGATCTACCAGGCCGGTCCGCGGAACCCGCAGGCCGACACGGTCACCCGGACGACGTACGACGGGACCACGTTCGGGACGCCGGCCTCGGCCGGGAACGGCGGGATCACCTGGGGTTCGACGAACCGCGGTGCGTTCATGCTCAACGGGTCGCTGTACGCCGGCTGGTCGGACGGGACGTTCAACCGGCGCACCTACAACGGCACCACGTTCGGGACGCCGACGGCGATCAACACCGGGGACCTGCTCGTGAACATGACCACCTGGCACAGTGAGGTGGCCCAGATCTCCGGCATGTTCTTCGACAGCGGCCGGATCTACTACACGCTCGCGGGGCAGTCGAGCCTGTTCTACCGGTACTTCACGCCGCAGAGCGGGGTCGTCGGCGCGCTCCGGTACACCGCGACCGGCAACGTCGCGGGGATCAACTGGTCCCAGGTCCAGGGCATGTTCGTCACTCCGACCGCGATCTACTGGGCGAGCTCGGTGGACGGCGATCTGCGCCGGGCCGGCTGGTCCCAGGCGACGGGGGTACCGACCGGGTCGTCGACCGTGGTCTCGACCGGAGAATGGAGGTCCCGGGCACTCTTCCTGTTTCTAGGTGTCCAGGCGCCTCCGAACCAGAACCCGGTGGCCCAGGTCGGGATCAGCTGCAGCGGACTGAGCTGCACGTACTCCTCGGCCGGCTCGTCGGACCCGGACGGCTCCATCGCGTCGTACGCGTGGACCTTCGGTGACGGCGGGACGTCGACCGCGGCGAACCCGACGCACACCTACACCACGGCCGGGACGTACTCGGTCTCGCTCACCGTCACCGACAACTCCGGTGGGACCGGACAGCGGACCCAGTCCGTCAGCGTCGCACCGGTGGGCGCGAGCCCGATCACGTTCGTCGGGGCGAACAGCGTGAACACGAACGCCACGCAGTTCAACGTCACCGTGCCACCAGGGACTCCGGCCGGCGCGTTGCTGCTGCTGACCTTCACCGACAACGACCCGGCGCCGACGGTGACGGGTCCGGCCGGCTGGACCCAGGTGCATACGGCGAGCTCGACCAACCAGCAGGGCCGGGTGTGGCGCAAGACGGCCACCGCGGCCGACGCGGGCAGCGTCGTCGGCGTGACGACGTCCGCACTCACCAAGGGCAGTGCGACCGTCCTCGCGTACTCCGGCGTCTCCGGGACCACACCGGTCGCGGCGTCGGCGGCGGGGAGCGAGACGGTCGCGCAGAACGCCCACACGACGCCGACGGTGGCCTCCTCGGTCAGCGGCGCGCGCCTGATCAGTTACTGGGGCGAGAAGTCGTCCGCCACGACGACCCTCACCCCGCCGGCCGGTCTGACGGTGCGTGCCGCCACGACCGGTAGCGGGTCGGGCCGGATCACCACCTTGGTGGGGGACAGCGGCCCGTTCAGCCCCGGCACGCTCGGCGGCCTGACCGCGGTCGCGGACTCCGCGTCGGCGCGGGCCTTGATGTTCAGCGTCGTGGTGGCACCGGCGCCGTAG